From the Cryptomeria japonica chromosome 2, Sugi_1.0, whole genome shotgun sequence genome, one window contains:
- the LOC131043554 gene encoding glyoxysomal processing protease, glyoxysomal isoform X1, with amino-acid sequence MEERQRKDDGRRAAVMVRVHGPDPKGRKMRKHAFYHSESGDTTLSASGLLLPSCSSWLKNVKNSNELIVVTCASIIEPFLSSQERGFTAQGTPTLISGAEIDVLTEISSSSGNSDVGHPNSSYELSWLPAHLLALVEVPEAAAALQALLEAHGGTSEQSSWEVGWALAPADSGTQMSGDISQSRIERKQTSKDDKEIQHFSNVHLSARNGSSHSSSGIVAMATTIIAVLIVSSSANLKIMPEISISEPRKRGDFLLVIGSPFGALSPLHFYNSISMGIVANSWPPASSQTSLLMADIRCLPGMEGSPVFSDLGNLVGILTRPLRQRGGGAEVQLVVTWDALAPALGELQLMHPEKFRMPEKLQVVHQEKVRMLEKNMHLCPPVCEKENKQFQSVAWSSEQEGLQCFASNFPSASSEIDRAMASIVLVTVGDGAWASGIVLNDNGLVLTNAHLLEPWRFGKTPPLNKHEDVRQRTFDRYSEKSRSQPLTGECTAWGENQVNNLPYSAAPLNEHCDNVFSSDQLITHSTLDFSYRSYRRIRVRLDHMHPRSWYDARVVYVSKGPLDIALLQINLVPNHLCPIVPEEKCPYPGSKAFVIGHGLFGPRSDLCPSVSAGVVAKVVKTRKPAISEEFSEEYPAMLETTAAVHPGGSGGVVVNSQGRMIGLVTSNARHSGGTVIPHLNFSIPCAALKSVFTFAKGDTKDLSILYNIDKPNELLSAVWALVPPTPPRPSPSLPFLPDVLKDEKRSRDGVQKGSRFAKFVAEKGAELALKQDRHQKLDRRHSLEEIPIRTSRAGDFLQSRL; translated from the exons ATGGAGGAGAGGCAGAGAAAGGATGATGGTCGCCGAGCAGCAGTCATGGTGCGAGTGCACGGACCT GATCCCAAGGGCAGAAAAATGCGTAAACATGCCTTCTATCACTCCGA ATCTGGCGACACTACTCTTTCTGCCTCGGGGTTGTTGTTGCCCAGTTGCTCCAGCTGGTTAAAGAATGTGAAAAATTCAAATGAACTGATAGTTGTTACCTGTGCATCCATCATTGAGCCTTTCCTGTCTTCACAGGAACGTGGTTTTACTGCACAG GGAACTCCAACACTGATATCTGGTGCAGAAATTGATGTTTTGACAGAG ATTTCCTCAAGTTCTGGTAACAGTGATGTGGGCCATCCTAACAGTAGTTATGAACTTTCTTGGTTACCAGCTCATCTTCTAGCTCTG GTGGAAGTACCAGAAGCTGCAGCTGCCTTGCAAGCATTATTGGAAGCTCATGGGGGCACATCTGAACAAAGTTCTTGGGAAGTAGGTTGGGCTTTAGCTCCAGCAGACAGTGGCACTCAAATGTCTGGAGATATTTCTCAAAGTCGAATAGAAAGGAAGCAGACATCGAAG GATGACAAAGAAATTCAACACTTCAGCAATGTTCATCTGTCAGCAAGAAATGGATCAAGTCATTCTAGCTCGGGCATTGTGGCTATGGCAACAACAATAATTGCAGTTCTTATCGTGTCATCTTCAGCGAACCTGAAG ATAATGCCTGAAATAAGCATATCGGAGCCTCGGAAGAGAGGAGATTTTCTCTTAGTAATAGGTTCTCCATTTGGGGCCTTGTCTCCATTGCATTTCTATAACag CATATCAATGGGCATTGTTGCTAATTCATGGCCTCCAGCTTCTAGCCAGACATCATTATTAATGGCTGATATTCGCTGTCTTCCTG GAATGGAAGGTAGCCCAGTTTTTAGTGACCTGGGCAACCTCGTTGGGATCCTTACTAGACCTCTCCGACAGAGAGGTGGTGGTGCAGAAGTTCAG CTTGTGGTAACGTGGGATGCTTTAGCACCAGCCTTAGGTGAACTGCAACTAATGCATCCAGAAAAATTCAGAATGCCAGAAAAATTGCAAGTAGTGCACCAAGAAAAAGTCAGAATGCTGGAAAAGAATATGCATCTTTGTCCACCAGTTTGTGAGAAGGAGAACAAACAGTTCCAATCTGTAGCTTGGAGCAGTGAGCAAGAAGGACTTCAATGCTTTGCATCcaattttccaagtgcttcttcTGAGATTGATCGtgccatggcatcaattgtgcttgTCACTGTTGGTGATGGTGCGTGGGCATCAGGTATAGTATTAAATGATAATGGTCTTGTATTAACTAATGCTCATCTTTTGGAGCCTTGGCGATTTGGCAAAACACCTCCTTTAAATAAGCATGAAGATGTTAGACAAAGAACATTTGACAGATATTCAGAGAAATCTAGGTCACAACCCTTGACTGGTGAATGTACTGCTTGGGGAGAAAACCAAGTCAACAATTTACCATATTCTGCGGCACCTCTAAATGAACATTGTGATAATGTTTTTTCTAGTGACCAACTTATTACACATTCAACATTGGATTTTAGTTACCGAAGCTACAGAAGGATTCGGGTGAGGCTGGACCACATGCATCCTCGTTCTTGGTATGATGCCAGGGTTGTGTATGTCTCTAAAGGACCTTTGGATATTGCACTATTGCAGATTAATTTGGTTCCAAATCATCTATGCCCTATTGTTCCTGAAGAAAAATGCCCATATCCAGGTTCTAAAGCATTTGTAATTGGACATGGTCTTTTTGGGCCCCGTTCAG ATCTATGTCCTTCTGTCAGTGCTGGGGTTGTGGCAAAAGTTGTTAAGACTAGAAAGCCAGCCATATCAGAAGAGTTCAGTGAGGAGTATCCTGCAATGCTCGAGACAACAGCCGCAGTACATCCTGGTGGCAGTGGGGGTGTGGTAGTCAATTCACAGGGAAGAATGATTGGGTTGGTGACAAG TAATGCAAGGCATAGTGGAGGAACAGTCATCCCTCATTTGAATTTCAGCATACCCTGTGCAGCACTCAAATCAGTATTTACATTTGCTAAAGGGG ACACAAAGGACCTGTCCATATTGTACAACATTGATAAGCCAAATGAATTACTATCTGCCGTGTGGGCATTGGTACCTCCAACACCTCCAAGGCCATCACCATCTCTGCCTTTTTTACCAGATGTTTTGAAAGATGAGAAAAGATCCAGAGATGGTGTGCAGAAAGGTTCTCGCTTTGCAAAATTTGTAGCTGAAAAGGGTGCTGAGCTTGCTCTCAAGCAGGACAGGCACCAAAAGTTGGACAGGCGGCATAGCTTAGAGGAAATTCCAATTAGAACCTCAAGGGCAGGTGATTTTTTACAGAGTAGATTATGA
- the LOC131043554 gene encoding glyoxysomal processing protease, glyoxysomal isoform X2: MVEVPEAAAALQALLEAHGGTSEQSSWEVGWALAPADSGTQMSGDISQSRIERKQTSKDDKEIQHFSNVHLSARNGSSHSSSGIVAMATTIIAVLIVSSSANLKIMPEISISEPRKRGDFLLVIGSPFGALSPLHFYNSISMGIVANSWPPASSQTSLLMADIRCLPGMEGSPVFSDLGNLVGILTRPLRQRGGGAEVQLVVTWDALAPALGELQLMHPEKFRMPEKLQVVHQEKVRMLEKNMHLCPPVCEKENKQFQSVAWSSEQEGLQCFASNFPSASSEIDRAMASIVLVTVGDGAWASGIVLNDNGLVLTNAHLLEPWRFGKTPPLNKHEDVRQRTFDRYSEKSRSQPLTGECTAWGENQVNNLPYSAAPLNEHCDNVFSSDQLITHSTLDFSYRSYRRIRVRLDHMHPRSWYDARVVYVSKGPLDIALLQINLVPNHLCPIVPEEKCPYPGSKAFVIGHGLFGPRSDLCPSVSAGVVAKVVKTRKPAISEEFSEEYPAMLETTAAVHPGGSGGVVVNSQGRMIGLVTSNARHSGGTVIPHLNFSIPCAALKSVFTFAKGDTKDLSILYNIDKPNELLSAVWALVPPTPPRPSPSLPFLPDVLKDEKRSRDGVQKGSRFAKFVAEKGAELALKQDRHQKLDRRHSLEEIPIRTSRAGDFLQSRL; this comes from the exons ATG GTGGAAGTACCAGAAGCTGCAGCTGCCTTGCAAGCATTATTGGAAGCTCATGGGGGCACATCTGAACAAAGTTCTTGGGAAGTAGGTTGGGCTTTAGCTCCAGCAGACAGTGGCACTCAAATGTCTGGAGATATTTCTCAAAGTCGAATAGAAAGGAAGCAGACATCGAAG GATGACAAAGAAATTCAACACTTCAGCAATGTTCATCTGTCAGCAAGAAATGGATCAAGTCATTCTAGCTCGGGCATTGTGGCTATGGCAACAACAATAATTGCAGTTCTTATCGTGTCATCTTCAGCGAACCTGAAG ATAATGCCTGAAATAAGCATATCGGAGCCTCGGAAGAGAGGAGATTTTCTCTTAGTAATAGGTTCTCCATTTGGGGCCTTGTCTCCATTGCATTTCTATAACag CATATCAATGGGCATTGTTGCTAATTCATGGCCTCCAGCTTCTAGCCAGACATCATTATTAATGGCTGATATTCGCTGTCTTCCTG GAATGGAAGGTAGCCCAGTTTTTAGTGACCTGGGCAACCTCGTTGGGATCCTTACTAGACCTCTCCGACAGAGAGGTGGTGGTGCAGAAGTTCAG CTTGTGGTAACGTGGGATGCTTTAGCACCAGCCTTAGGTGAACTGCAACTAATGCATCCAGAAAAATTCAGAATGCCAGAAAAATTGCAAGTAGTGCACCAAGAAAAAGTCAGAATGCTGGAAAAGAATATGCATCTTTGTCCACCAGTTTGTGAGAAGGAGAACAAACAGTTCCAATCTGTAGCTTGGAGCAGTGAGCAAGAAGGACTTCAATGCTTTGCATCcaattttccaagtgcttcttcTGAGATTGATCGtgccatggcatcaattgtgcttgTCACTGTTGGTGATGGTGCGTGGGCATCAGGTATAGTATTAAATGATAATGGTCTTGTATTAACTAATGCTCATCTTTTGGAGCCTTGGCGATTTGGCAAAACACCTCCTTTAAATAAGCATGAAGATGTTAGACAAAGAACATTTGACAGATATTCAGAGAAATCTAGGTCACAACCCTTGACTGGTGAATGTACTGCTTGGGGAGAAAACCAAGTCAACAATTTACCATATTCTGCGGCACCTCTAAATGAACATTGTGATAATGTTTTTTCTAGTGACCAACTTATTACACATTCAACATTGGATTTTAGTTACCGAAGCTACAGAAGGATTCGGGTGAGGCTGGACCACATGCATCCTCGTTCTTGGTATGATGCCAGGGTTGTGTATGTCTCTAAAGGACCTTTGGATATTGCACTATTGCAGATTAATTTGGTTCCAAATCATCTATGCCCTATTGTTCCTGAAGAAAAATGCCCATATCCAGGTTCTAAAGCATTTGTAATTGGACATGGTCTTTTTGGGCCCCGTTCAG ATCTATGTCCTTCTGTCAGTGCTGGGGTTGTGGCAAAAGTTGTTAAGACTAGAAAGCCAGCCATATCAGAAGAGTTCAGTGAGGAGTATCCTGCAATGCTCGAGACAACAGCCGCAGTACATCCTGGTGGCAGTGGGGGTGTGGTAGTCAATTCACAGGGAAGAATGATTGGGTTGGTGACAAG TAATGCAAGGCATAGTGGAGGAACAGTCATCCCTCATTTGAATTTCAGCATACCCTGTGCAGCACTCAAATCAGTATTTACATTTGCTAAAGGGG ACACAAAGGACCTGTCCATATTGTACAACATTGATAAGCCAAATGAATTACTATCTGCCGTGTGGGCATTGGTACCTCCAACACCTCCAAGGCCATCACCATCTCTGCCTTTTTTACCAGATGTTTTGAAAGATGAGAAAAGATCCAGAGATGGTGTGCAGAAAGGTTCTCGCTTTGCAAAATTTGTAGCTGAAAAGGGTGCTGAGCTTGCTCTCAAGCAGGACAGGCACCAAAAGTTGGACAGGCGGCATAGCTTAGAGGAAATTCCAATTAGAACCTCAAGGGCAGGTGATTTTTTACAGAGTAGATTATGA